Proteins from one Toxotes jaculatrix isolate fToxJac2 chromosome 13, fToxJac2.pri, whole genome shotgun sequence genomic window:
- the maco1a gene encoding macoilin-1 gives MKRRNADCSKLRRPLKRNRITEGIYSSTFLYLKFLVVWVLVLLADFVLEFRFEYLWPFWLFIRSVYDSFRYQGLAFSVFFVCVAFTSDIICLLFIPVQWLFFAASTYVWVQYVWHTERGVCLPTVSLWILFVYIEAAIRFKDLKNFHVDLCRPFAAHCIGYPVVTLGFGFKSYVSYKMRLRKQKEVQKENEFYMQLLQQALPPEQQMLQRQEREAEEAALAKGISEVEPSVISQNGAPPGKKSTSVPLPELEYREKGKDSTAKEREGKKQNTIGINNNSIIHTLDSKLQETEYIENYIGAKRLNNDLAGENTLTDTNTHSASKEEIGGAGKNYKNASGGGGSISNSSPRNHSSTNGSVPPGSSTSKNEKKQKGAGKGQKDPVENCIPNNQLGKPDALVRLEQDVKRLKADLQANRQLESELRSQLSSLGSQDRSLRSELGQLRQDNELLQNKLHSAVQAKQKDKQTISQLEKRLKAEQEARALAEKQLAEERKRKKMEEATAARAVALAAASRVESTDSLRARIRELETECKKLSMDMKLKEEQIRDLEGKCQELRKYKENEKDTEVLMSALSAMQEKTQHLENSLSAETRIKLDLFSALGDAKRQLEIAQGQIHHREQEIAELKQKIAEVMAVMPSLSYSSDGSNLSPVTPHYSSKFMDNSPSSLDPNASVYQPLKK, from the exons ATGAAGCGGCGCAATGCGGACTGCAGCAAACTCCGACGGCCGTTAAAACGGAACCGAATCACCGAGGGTATATATAGCAG TACGTTCCTGTACCTGAAGTTCCTAGTAGTGTGGGTGTTAGTTCTACTGGCCGACTTTGTGCTGGAGTTCAGGTTTGAGTACCTGTGGCCCTTCTGGCTTTTCATTCGAAGTGTCTACGACTCCTTCAGATATCAGGGACTG GCGTTCTCTGTCTTCTTCGTGTGTGTGGCGTTTACATCAGACATCATCTGCCTCCTTTTCATCCCCGTCCAATGGCTGTTCTTCGCCGCCAGCACCTACGTATGGGTCCAGTATGTCTGGCACACAG AGAGAGGAGTCTGTCTACCCACTGTATCGCTGTGGATCCTGTTTGTGTACATCGAAGCTGCCATACGGTTCAAAGATCTGAAGAACTTTCATGTAGACTTGTGTCGACCCTTTGCTGCTCACTG TATCGGTTATCCAGTGGTGACTCTGGGCTTCGGCTTTAAGAGCTACGTTAGCTACAAGATGCGGCTGAGGAAACAAAAGGAAGTGCAGAAGGAGAATGAATTCTACATGCAGCTTCTACAGCAGGCTTTACCGCCAGAGCAACAGATGCTGCAGAGacaagagagggaggcagaggaag ctgctttAGCTAAAGGGATCTCAGAGGTAGAACCTTCAGTAATATCCCAAAACGGAGCACCTCCTGGAAAGAAAAGCACCTCAGTCCCGTTACCAGAACTGGAGTACCGGGAAAAGGGGAAGGACAGCACTGCTAAGGAGCGTGagggcaaaaaacaaaacacaattggGATCAATAACAACAGCATTATACACACACTGGACTCTAAACTACAGGAGACAGAGTATATTGAGAACTACATTGGGGCAAAGAGACTGAATAACGACCTGGCAGGAGAAAACACACTCACCGACACCAACACGCACTCTGCTTCAAAAGAGGAAATTGGGGGGGCGGGGAAGAACTATAAAAATGCCAGCGGAGGTGGGGGCAGCATTTCTAATTCATCTCCACGGAATCACAGTTCTACAAATGGCAGCGTGCCGCCAGGTTCCTCAACCAGTAAGAACGAGAAGAAGCAGAAGGGGGCGGGGAAGGGTCAGAAGGATCCGGTGGAGAACTGTATTCCAAACAACCAGCTGGGCAAGCCAGATGCTCTAGTACG CCTGGAGCAGGATGTGAAGCGACTGAAGGCAGATCTTCAGGCCAACAGGCAGTTGGAGTCGGAGCTGCGGAGTCAGCTTTCATCTCTGGGCAGCCAAGACCGCAGCCTTCGTTCTGAACTGGGCCAGCTCCGCCAGgacaatgagctgctacagaACAA GCTCCACAGTGCCGTCCAGGCCAAGCAGAAGGATAAACAGACCATCTCCCAGCTGGAGAAGAGGCTAAAGGCTGAGCAGGAGGCTCGGGCCCTGGCTGAGAAACAGCTggctgaggagaggaaaaggaagaagatggaggaggcCACTGCTGCCAGAGCTGTAGCGTTAGCTGCTGCCTCCAG AGTGGAGTCCACTGACTCTCTTCGTGCCCGTATCAGAGAGCTGGAGACAGAGTGTAAGAAGCTCAGCATGGACATGAAACTTAAGGAGGAGCAGATTAGGGATCTGGAGGGCAAGTGTCAG GAGCTGCGGAAGTATAAAGAGAATGAGAAGGACACAGAGGTGTTGATGTCAGCACTGTCAGCCATGCAGGAGAAGACCCAGCACCTGGAGAACAGCCTCAGTGCTGAGACCAGGATCAAACTGGACCTCTTCTCTGCACTGGGGGATGCCAAGAGGCAGCTGGAGATAGCACAAG GCCAGATCCACCACAGGGAGCAGGAGATCGCAGAGCTGAAGCAGAAGATAGCAGAGGTGATGGCAGTGATGCCAAGTCTGTCCTACTCGTCAGACGGCAGCAACCTCAGCCCCGTCACCCCGCACTATTCCTCCAAATTCATGGACAATAGTCCCTCCTCTCTGGACCCCAACGCCTCAGTCTACCAGCCCCTCAAAAAGTGA
- the srfbp1 gene encoding serum response factor-binding protein 1, with translation MEKILPSADEKEREEEEIEEEGEEEAEEEEGDNNDEEEGGEDEEEKGDRNDKIMEEEEKIALPAQLKDKKQDDVLNLNNEVVKMRKEVKRVRALIIRKLTRQIGALKKKKGKETEIERNQRRASRLLEEIHAMKVLAPDVVTKAALQKNLNFEEVCKNPKSSISDRAVARIATHPQFNKKIEDIKAAVKAFKEARMKGGKQEGKGKVQNKIENVNLQSPDKRGERKSEKEEKDITEQLKEMSDNKEGDGIFKDTKDSTVATPEKDTKKVVHSADTADVQTEEKPESKSVRPASTKSSEVKDSVKNEPQSKDAGKKTNSAVLQKKENEEESDLESSDEEEKEYFDDSTEERFRKQSSQSEESDDDFFVGKVSKFKKKKQKSVEGEKKVEKGHDVKGDSADKVKTSDKVQCELDELESRLKSKASSLQSVFCSSLSGSKQSRGGGAGRGRGGDKFRGQRNPKGGNGLNRDFSKQSKFQKQVTGAGINSGSKYSKPCPEGRGTESEGKGFASASRGRGRGRGDGIRQKTGMGGGVFSRQAPQQALHPSWEASKKRKEQQGQILAFQGKKIKFDDDDD, from the exons ATGGAGAAAATCTTGCCATCTGCTGacgaaaaagagagagaggaggaagagattgaggaagagggggaagaagaagcagaagaggaagaaggagacaacaatgatgaagaggagggtggggaagatgaagaagaaaagggtgacagaaatgataaaataatggaagaagaggaaaagattgCATTGCCTGCtcaactgaaagacaaaaagcagGATGATGTCTTGAACCTCAACAATGAGGTGGTGAAGATGAGGAAGGAGGTGAAGAGGGTGAGAGCTTTGATCATCAGGAAGCTGACACGACAGATTGGTgccctgaagaagaagaaggggaaagaGACGGAAATTGAGAGGAATCAGAGGAGAGCATCCAGACTGCTGGAGGAGATCCATGCCATGAAGGTGCTCGCACCAGACGTG GTGACCAAGGCAGCCTTGCAGAAGAATCTCAACTTTGAAGAGGTGTGTAAAAACCCCAAATCTTCCATTTCTGACAGGGCTGTAGCACGCATCGCTACCCACCCTCAGTTCAACAAGAAGATCGAGGACATCAAAGCTGCTGTGAAAGCCTTCAAAGAGGCGAGGATGAAGGGTGGCAAgcaggaaggaaaaggaaaggtgcaaaataaaattgaaaatgtaaacCTCCAGTCACCAGACAAacggggagaaagaaagagtgagaaagaagagaaggacaTTACAGAGCAGCTAAAGGAAATGTCAGACAACAAGGAAGGAGATGGTATCTTTAAAGACACTAAAGATTCAACTGTTGCTACACCTGAAAAGGACACAAAGAAAGTGGTTCATTctgctgacactgctgatgttcAAACGGAAGAAAAACCAGAGTCTAAGAGTGTAAGACCAGCATCAACAAAAAGTAGTGAAGTAAAGGACAGTGTAAAAAATGAACCTCAAAGTAAAGATGCTGGAAAGAAAACCAATTCTGCTGTACttcagaaaaaggaaaatgaggaaGAGAGTGATTTAGAGTCATCAGACGAGGAAGAGAAAGAATACTTTGATGACAGCACAGAGGAACGATTCCGCAAGCAGTCCTCCCAGTCGGAGGAGAGTGATGATGACTTCTTTGTGGGAAAAGTGAGCAAAttcaagaagaagaaacaaaaaagcgTAGAAGGGGAGAAAAAGGTTGAGAAGGGGCATGATGTGAAAGGGGACTCTGCGGACAAGGTGAAAACTTCAGACAAGGTCCAGTGTGAACTTGATGAGctggagtccaggctgaagtCTAAAGCGAGCTCCCTacagtctgttttctgttcctccctctctgggtCCAAGCAGAGTAGAGGTGGAGGtgcaggcagaggaagaggtgggGATAAATTTAGGGGGCAAAGGAATCCAAAGGGTGGCAATGGTTTAAATAGAGATTTTAGCAAACAATCCAAGTTCCAAAAACAGGTTACAGGAGCAGGAATAAATTCAGGGTCCAAGTACAGCAAGCCCTGCCCTGAGGGCAGAGGGACTGAGTCAGAGGGGAAGGGCTTTGCATCTGCTAGCAGAGGGAGGGGGCGAGGCAGAGGTGATGGTATAAGGCAAAAGACTGGGATGGGTGGAGGTGTCTTTTCCCGTCAGGCACCACAGCAGGCACTGCATCCATCCTGGGAGGCTagtaagaaaagaaaggagcagCAAGGACAAATCCTGGCCTTCCAGGGGAAGAAGATCaagtttgatgatgatgatgactga